In the genome of Nocardioides marmoribigeumensis, one region contains:
- a CDS encoding potassium channel family protein has translation MGCGRVGSTLARDLEDRDHTVSVIDTNADAFRRLGPTFGGRKVMGLGFSREVLEEAGIRDADAFAAVSSGDNSNIIAARVARETFGISSVVARIYDPGRAEVYQRLGITTVATVKWTADQILRRLLPVGAEPDFRDPSGTIRVDAMMVDPRWIGRRTVLFQEQSKSRIAWIDRLGEGMLPTRESVLQEGDMLHLVMREENAEHVYAVFERGPEED, from the coding sequence ATGGGCTGCGGCCGAGTGGGAAGCACCCTGGCCCGCGACCTCGAGGACCGGGACCACACGGTGTCGGTGATCGACACCAACGCCGACGCGTTCCGGCGCCTCGGCCCGACCTTCGGTGGCCGCAAGGTGATGGGGCTGGGCTTCTCCCGCGAGGTGCTCGAGGAGGCCGGCATCCGCGACGCCGACGCCTTCGCCGCGGTCTCCAGCGGTGACAACTCCAACATCATCGCCGCGCGCGTGGCCCGCGAGACCTTCGGCATCAGCTCGGTCGTGGCCCGCATCTACGACCCGGGTCGCGCCGAGGTCTACCAGCGGCTCGGCATCACCACCGTCGCCACCGTGAAGTGGACCGCCGACCAGATCCTGCGCCGGCTGCTCCCGGTCGGCGCGGAGCCCGACTTCCGCGACCCGAGCGGCACCATCCGGGTCGACGCGATGATGGTCGACCCGCGGTGGATCGGCCGGCGCACCGTGCTGTTCCAGGAGCAGTCCAAGAGCCGCATCGCCTGGATCGACCGCCTCGGCGAGGGCATGCTCCCGACCCGCGAGAGCGTGCTCCAGGAGGGCGACATGCTCCACCTGGTGATGCGCGAGGAGAACGCCGAGCACGTCTACGCCGTCTTCGAGCGCGGCCCCGAGGAGGACTGA
- a CDS encoding potassium channel family protein, which yields MRVAIAGAGAVGRSIATELIENGHKVLLIDKEPRAIAPDRVPGAEWLLADSCELSSLEEARLDICDVVIAATGDDKANLVTSLLAKTEFSVPRTVGRVNHPDNEWLFTEAWGVDVNVSTPRIMSALVEEAVSVGDVVRLFTFRQGDANLVEMTLPSTSPFLGKPCGLIPWPDNCKLVTILRDGMVYSPDREQPLEAGDELLFVAAPDAEPVLARLLNPH from the coding sequence ATGCGCGTCGCCATCGCCGGCGCCGGTGCCGTCGGCCGCTCCATCGCCACCGAGCTGATCGAGAACGGTCACAAGGTCCTGCTGATCGACAAGGAGCCCCGCGCGATCGCCCCCGACCGCGTCCCGGGGGCCGAGTGGCTGCTGGCCGACTCCTGCGAGCTGTCCTCCCTGGAGGAGGCGCGGCTGGACATCTGCGACGTCGTGATCGCCGCGACCGGCGACGACAAGGCCAACCTGGTCACCTCGCTGCTGGCCAAGACCGAGTTCTCCGTCCCCCGCACCGTCGGCCGGGTCAACCACCCCGACAACGAGTGGCTGTTCACCGAGGCGTGGGGCGTCGACGTCAACGTCTCGACCCCCCGCATCATGTCGGCGCTGGTCGAGGAGGCGGTCTCGGTCGGCGACGTCGTCCGGCTGTTCACCTTCCGCCAGGGCGACGCCAACCTGGTCGAGATGACCCTGCCCTCGACCTCACCCTTCCTGGGCAAGCCGTGCGGCCTCATCCCGTGGCCGGACAACTGCAAGCTGGTCACGATCCTGCGCGACGGCATGGTCTACAGCCCCGACCGCGAGCAGCCGCTCGAGGCCGGGGACGAGCTGCTCTTCGTGGCCGCGCCGGACGCCGAGCCGGTGCTCGCCCGCCTGCTCAACCCGCACTAG
- a CDS encoding DUF3159 domain-containing protein: MTERPEDDLTFRHGLPVHEEPVDPEHPDQHRVHVGTDTVEAAVRRQLSTALGGKRGMAEAALPTIAFTATFVTTKEVGLAVAVSVGLALVLLAVRLVQRSSVQFVLNALFGIGVGVFFVWLGGRNGGDESHKALAYFLPGLLYNAGYAVVIVLSILLRFPVVGAMVGAMAEDPVAWRRDPQVLRLCSQLTWPLAAPCVLRVVAQGPVYLAGRSADDADAYVAALGVLKVVMGWPLQLAALGFMVWLLSRDRTPATAVTT, encoded by the coding sequence GTGACCGAGCGCCCCGAGGACGACCTCACCTTCCGGCACGGCCTGCCCGTCCACGAGGAGCCCGTCGACCCCGAGCATCCCGACCAGCACAGGGTCCACGTCGGCACCGACACCGTCGAGGCCGCCGTACGCCGTCAGCTCTCGACCGCCCTCGGCGGCAAGCGGGGCATGGCCGAGGCCGCCCTGCCCACGATCGCCTTCACCGCGACCTTCGTGACGACCAAGGAGGTGGGCCTGGCCGTCGCGGTCAGCGTCGGCCTCGCGCTGGTGCTGCTCGCGGTCCGCCTGGTCCAGCGCAGCTCGGTGCAGTTCGTGCTCAACGCGCTGTTCGGCATCGGCGTCGGCGTCTTCTTCGTCTGGCTGGGCGGGCGCAACGGCGGTGACGAGTCGCACAAGGCACTGGCCTACTTCCTGCCCGGTCTGCTCTACAACGCCGGCTACGCCGTCGTGATCGTGCTCAGCATCCTGCTGCGCTTCCCGGTCGTCGGGGCGATGGTCGGCGCGATGGCCGAGGACCCCGTCGCCTGGCGCCGCGACCCGCAGGTGCTCCGCCTGTGCAGCCAGCTGACCTGGCCCCTCGCGGCGCCCTGCGTGCTGCGGGTGGTGGCGCAGGGTCCGGTCTACCTCGCCGGCCGCTCGGCCGACGACGCCGACGCCTACGTCGCCGCGCTCGGCGTGCTCAAGGTCGTGATGGGCTGGCCGCTCCAGCTGGCCGCCCTCGGCTTCATGGTGTGGCTGCTCAGCCGCGACCGCACCCCCGCCACCGCCGTCACCACCTGA
- a CDS encoding OB-fold nucleic acid binding domain-containing protein: MASRSGRLRTSLNRWASHSTQEARELRDVTLRAGCCPVNEAKDREMVAIEGILKTVTLRPRGGVPALEAELFDGSGILTLVWLGRRRIAGIEPGRAIQVQGRIGVHDETRLMFNPRYDLRAS, from the coding sequence ATGGCTTCCAGATCCGGCCGTCTCCGCACCAGCCTCAACCGCTGGGCCAGTCACTCCACCCAGGAGGCGCGGGAGCTTCGCGACGTCACCCTCCGGGCCGGCTGCTGCCCGGTCAACGAGGCCAAGGACCGCGAGATGGTCGCGATCGAGGGCATCCTCAAGACCGTGACCCTCCGCCCCCGCGGCGGGGTCCCCGCGCTCGAGGCCGAGCTGTTCGACGGCAGCGGCATCCTCACCCTGGTGTGGCTGGGGCGCCGCCGCATCGCGGGCATCGAGCCCGGTCGTGCGATCCAGGTCCAGGGACGCATCGGCGTCCACGACGAGACCAGGCTGATGTTCAACCCGCGCTACGACCTGCGGGCCTCGTGA
- a CDS encoding DUF3710 domain-containing protein, with protein sequence MRRRRRESSDAPTEEVEGGDPGQVRSGGPYDVADHPLEEDDPSRIDLGALSLAGHPDLEVRLQVDEASGAVVAALLVAEDGALELRPFAASRHHDMWEDVRGEIMADLERQGAGASEVDGPYGKALHLVMTGQTPDGQTVTQPTLLLGIDGPRWLLRVSAYGRPAAEWHSDGLLETALSQVVVVRGSDPMPPGDALPLQLPPEAQRQG encoded by the coding sequence ATGAGACGACGCCGCAGAGAGAGCTCCGACGCCCCGACCGAGGAGGTCGAGGGCGGCGACCCCGGGCAGGTGCGCTCCGGTGGGCCCTACGACGTGGCCGACCACCCGCTCGAGGAGGACGACCCCAGCCGCATCGACCTCGGTGCGCTCTCGCTGGCCGGCCACCCCGACCTGGAGGTGCGCCTGCAGGTCGACGAGGCCTCCGGCGCCGTCGTCGCGGCCCTGCTGGTCGCCGAGGACGGCGCCCTGGAGCTGCGGCCCTTCGCGGCCTCGCGCCACCACGACATGTGGGAGGACGTGCGCGGCGAGATCATGGCCGACCTGGAGCGCCAGGGCGCGGGGGCCAGCGAGGTCGACGGCCCCTACGGCAAGGCGCTGCACCTGGTGATGACCGGCCAGACCCCCGACGGGCAGACCGTCACCCAGCCGACGCTGCTGCTGGGCATCGACGGCCCGCGCTGGCTGCTGCGGGTCTCGGCCTACGGCCGACCGGCCGCCGAGTGGCACTCCGACGGGCTCCTCGAGACCGCGCTGAGCCAGGTCGTCGTCGTGCGCGGCAGCGACCCGATGCCGCCGGGGGACGCCCTGCCGCTGCAGCTGCCCCCGGAGGCCCAGCGCCAGGGCTGA
- the dut gene encoding dUTP diphosphatase, giving the protein MVEISLRRLHPDAVVPSYAHPGDAGADLCTTVDVRLAPGERALLPTGLAMALPEGYVALVHPRSGLAARCGLSIVNTPGTVDAGYRGEVKVLLINLDPREDVVLGKGDRIAQLVVQRVEQARFVEVETLPGSSRGEGGYGSTGGFTTPAPTTDTSETTR; this is encoded by the coding sequence ATGGTCGAGATCAGCCTGCGACGGCTGCACCCGGACGCGGTGGTGCCCTCCTACGCGCACCCCGGCGACGCGGGAGCGGACCTCTGCACCACGGTCGACGTGCGCCTCGCGCCGGGGGAGCGGGCCCTGCTGCCGACAGGGCTCGCGATGGCCCTCCCCGAGGGCTACGTCGCCCTGGTCCACCCGCGCTCGGGGCTGGCCGCCCGCTGCGGGCTCTCGATCGTCAACACCCCCGGCACCGTCGACGCGGGCTACCGCGGCGAGGTCAAGGTGCTGCTGATCAACCTCGACCCGCGCGAGGACGTCGTGCTCGGCAAGGGCGACCGGATCGCCCAGCTGGTCGTCCAGCGCGTCGAGCAGGCGCGCTTCGTCGAGGTCGAGACGCTGCCCGGGTCCAGCCGCGGCGAGGGCGGCTACGGTTCCACCGGGGGGTTCACCACCCCTGCCCCCACCACCGACACGAGCGAGACGACACGATGA
- a CDS encoding DUF3093 domain-containing protein, with the protein MTTSPSYAEVLRVPLRWWAVATMFHASALLAFLVAGLGVWAYVLGGSMLAFNVGVFLSYGGAIVEVRQGVLYAGRAHIPLSLLADPQALDGDEVRLALGVDADARAYLVVRPYIRRGVIVRVDDPADPTPYWLVSSRHPRTLAAALAAGTAGTTGAVVSGPGDRGD; encoded by the coding sequence GTGACCACGTCCCCGTCGTACGCCGAGGTCCTGCGGGTCCCGTTGCGCTGGTGGGCGGTCGCCACGATGTTCCACGCCTCGGCGCTGCTGGCCTTCCTGGTCGCCGGGCTCGGCGTGTGGGCCTACGTGCTCGGCGGGTCGATGCTCGCGTTCAACGTCGGGGTCTTCCTCAGCTACGGCGGCGCGATCGTGGAGGTGCGGCAGGGCGTGCTCTACGCCGGCCGCGCGCACATCCCGCTCTCGCTGCTGGCCGACCCGCAGGCCCTGGACGGCGACGAGGTCCGCCTGGCGCTGGGCGTGGACGCCGACGCACGGGCCTACCTCGTGGTCCGCCCCTACATCCGCCGCGGTGTGATCGTCCGGGTCGACGACCCCGCCGACCCCACGCCGTACTGGCTGGTCTCGAGCCGTCACCCGCGCACCCTGGCCGCCGCCCTGGCGGCCGGGACCGCCGGGACCACCGGGGCCGTCGTTTCCGGTCCCGGTGACCGGGGAGACTGA
- a CDS encoding DUF4235 domain-containing protein has translation MAGKAQNVVALVATLGVTAVAKKAVDATWKIGSGGKEPPTDPADPDIEVREAIVWAVVSGAAISVARMFLARRLARNERRTSRVTKAVHP, from the coding sequence ATGGCCGGCAAAGCCCAGAACGTCGTCGCCCTCGTGGCCACCCTGGGAGTGACCGCGGTCGCCAAGAAGGCGGTCGACGCGACGTGGAAGATCGGGTCGGGAGGCAAGGAGCCCCCGACCGACCCCGCCGACCCGGACATCGAGGTGCGCGAGGCGATCGTGTGGGCGGTGGTGAGCGGCGCCGCGATCAGCGTGGCGCGCATGTTCCTGGCCCGGCGGCTGGCGCGCAACGAGCGCCGCACGTCGCGGGTGACCAAGGCCGTCCACCCCTGA